Part of the Methylovirgula sp. 4M-Z18 genome is shown below.
GTCGCCGGCATCACACCCTTCAACTTCCCGGCGATGATCCCGCTGTGGAAGGCCGGACCGGCCATCGCCTGCGGCAATGCCTTCATTCTGAAGCCGTCGGAGCGCGATGCCTCGGTGCCGCTGCGCCTTGCCGAACTCTTCCTCGAAGCCGGCCTGCCGCCGGGCATCTTCAATGTGGTGAACGGCGACAAGGAAGCGGTCGATGCGATTCTCGACGATGCCGACATCAAGGCCGTCGGCTTCGTCGGCTCAACGCCAATCGCCGAATATATTTACACCCGCGGCTGCGCCAACGGCAAGCGCGTGCAATGTTTCGGCGGCGCCAAGAACCACATGGTGGTGATGCCCGATGCCGATATGAAGCAGACGGTCGATGCGCTGATCGGCGCCGGCTACGGCTCTGCCGGCGAGCGCTGCATGGCGATTTCGGTCGCCGTGCCAGTCGGCGAAGACACGGCCAACGAATTGATCAAACATCTGATCCCGCGCGTTGAAAGCCTCAAGATCGGCCCGAGTACCGACTTGGCCGCCGATTATGGTCCGGTGGTGACCAAGGCCGCGCTCGAGAAGATCAAGGGCTATGTCGATATCGGCATCAACGAAGGCGCGAAGCTCGTCGTCGACGGCCGCGGCTTCAAAATGCAGGGCTACGAGAACGGCTTCTATCTCGGCGGCTGCCTGTTCGACAATGTCACGAAAGACATGCGCATCTACAAGGAAGAGATCTTCGGCCCCGTCCTCTCGGTCCTGCGCGCCAAGACCT
Proteins encoded:
- a CDS encoding CoA-acylating methylmalonate-semialdehyde dehydrogenase codes for the protein MKELTHFIGGKHVKGTSGRFTDAYEPMTGDTVSKVPLASKEEVRAAVENAKAAQPGWAAVNPQRRARVFMKFLELAAKHNDELAEMLAREHGKTIPDAKGDIQRGIEVIEFCLGIPHLLKGEFTDSAGSNIDIYSMRQPLGVVAGITPFNFPAMIPLWKAGPAIACGNAFILKPSERDASVPLRLAELFLEAGLPPGIFNVVNGDKEAVDAILDDADIKAVGFVGSTPIAEYIYTRGCANGKRVQCFGGAKNHMVVMPDADMKQTVDALIGAGYGSAGERCMAISVAVPVGEDTANELIKHLIPRVESLKIGPSTDLAADYGPVVTKAALEKIKGYVDIGINEGAKLVVDGRGFKMQGYENGFYLGGCLFDNVTKDMRIYKEEIFGPVLSVLRAKTYNEALSLCNDHEYGNGVAIFTRDGDTARDFASKVQVGMVGVNLPIPVPLAYYTFGGWKRSGFGDLNQHGPDSIRFYTKTKTVTARWPSGIKEGANFSIPTMS